GACGACCGGGTCGGCGAGCGTATCAACCCGGACCTGGCCGGGCGCCCGACCCTGATCAAGGGCAACTCTCAGCTGCTGTTCGGCGGCATGGGGCGGCTGTCGGAGAACTCGGTGGTCAACATCAAGAACAAGTCCCATGCCGTCACGGCCGAGGTCGTCGTCCCCTCCTCCGGCGCCCAAGGGGTGATCGTCGCCCAGGGCGGCAGCATCGGCGGCTGGAGCCTGTACGCCAAGGGCGGCAAGCCCAGGTACTGCTACAACCTGCTCGGCGTCCAGCGCTTCTACATCGAGGGTGACCGGCCCATCCCGGCCGGCCAGCACCAGGTGCGGATGGAGTTCGCCTACGACGGCGGCGGGCTCGGCAAGGGCGGCACCGTCCAGCTGTTCCTGGACGGCGCCAAGGTCGGCGAAGGCCGCGTGGCCGCCACCGCGGCGATGGTCTTCTCCGCCGACGACACCTGCGACGTCGGCAAGGAGGGCGGGGCCGTGGTGTCGGAGGACTACGGGCCGCGCGGCAACGAGTTCACCGGCGAGGTGAACTGGGTCCAGATCGACCTCGACGAGGCCGCCGAGGACCTCGACCACCTCATCACCCCTGAGGAGCGACTCCACATCGCCATGGCCAGGCAGTAGACCACCGCTGGGATTCCCCGAGCATCGGTGGGCCGGCTGTCATCCCTGGACTGGGCGGGCGTCGTCCAGGAAGCTGGTCAGATCGCTGCCGTGGGCGTGCCAGTGCAGCTCTTGCCGATATCGCCGAGGCGTGCGGAAGCCATCACAGACGGTCTCCCCTGGGGGCTCAACCGTCCAGGTCATGGTCATCTCCGGGCGGTGTCGTGAGCACCCGCTCCACCGACCATCCCTTGCGACACCGCGCCAGCAACGTCGTGACCTGGATG
This sequence is a window from Actinomycetota bacterium. Protein-coding genes within it:
- a CDS encoding arylsulfatase; translated protein: IDLAPTVLQVAGLPEPAQVNGINQEPMHGVSMAYSFDGADEPDRHETQYFEMFGNRGIYHKGWTAVTKHKTPWILVGQEAPAFDDDRWELYDTTTDWSQAHDLSKEHPDKLHELQRLWLIEATKYNVLPLDDRVGERINPDLAGRPTLIKGNSQLLFGGMGRLSENSVVNIKNKSHAVTAEVVVPSSGAQGVIVAQGGSIGGWSLYAKGGKPRYCYNLLGVQRFYIEGDRPIPAGQHQVRMEFAYDGGGLGKGGTVQLFLDGAKVGEGRVAATAAMVFSADDTCDVGKEGGAVVSEDYGPRGNEFTGEVNWVQIDLDEAAEDLDHLITPEERLHIAMARQ